One window of Herpetosiphon gulosus genomic DNA carries:
- a CDS encoding SET domain-containing protein, giving the protein MLLVASYLAPSTIHGIGVFAANFIPANTIIWEFNPAVDWRMTADEVAAFPEPYRSAFTAYIYVDDEGYYVLCGDNARYFNHSTTPNCDDAGAYTRTLRDIQAGEELTCDYFVFDQITRQHGIEVTSFVKL; this is encoded by the coding sequence ATGCTGCTCGTTGCTAGCTACCTTGCCCCAAGCACCATCCATGGCATCGGCGTGTTCGCGGCCAACTTTATTCCAGCCAATACCATTATTTGGGAGTTTAATCCAGCGGTCGATTGGCGCATGACCGCCGATGAAGTTGCGGCGTTTCCCGAACCCTACCGCAGCGCCTTCACCGCCTATATTTATGTTGATGATGAGGGTTATTATGTGCTGTGCGGTGATAATGCTCGCTATTTCAATCATTCGACAACGCCCAATTGCGATGATGCTGGAGCCTACACCCGCACCTTGCGCGATATCCAAGCAGGCGAGGAATTGACCTGCGATTATTTTGTGTTCGATCAAATTACCCGCCAGCACGGGATTGAGGTCACTAGCTTTGTTAAATTATAA
- a CDS encoding citrate synthase, protein MTNSLTITDNRTGKTYELPIVDGTIRALDLRQIKADAEDFGLMTHDPGFNNTSSCRSSITYIDGDAGILRYRGYPIEQLADSSSYLETAYLILNGELPTKPQLDAWVHEITHRTMVHENIKKLMDGFHFDAHPMGMLISTLSAMSTFYPQAKNIKDPAMRRLQIARLIAKVPTISAYAYRKRMGLPYVYPDNSLSYTGNFLKMMFQRADPYIPDPIMEKALDVLFVLHADHEQNCGTNAMRSVGSSNVDPYSAMAGAAAALYGPLHGGANEQVLRMLQEIGSASNVADYIRRVKNREVLLMGFGHRVYKNYDPRAAIVKQLAYDVFEVVGRNPMIDIALELEKIALEDDYFVSRKLYPNVDFYTGIIYQAMKFPVDMFPVLFAIPRTVGWLAQWDEMHNDKETSIARPRQIYTGYDARDFVPVEKRG, encoded by the coding sequence GTGACTAACAGCTTGACGATCACCGATAATCGTACTGGGAAAACTTACGAATTGCCCATCGTCGATGGCACCATCCGCGCCCTCGACTTACGTCAGATCAAAGCAGATGCCGAAGATTTTGGGCTGATGACCCACGACCCAGGCTTCAATAACACCTCATCATGCCGTAGCTCAATTACCTATATCGACGGCGACGCTGGGATTCTGCGCTATCGCGGCTACCCAATTGAGCAATTGGCTGATAGCAGTAGCTACCTCGAAACCGCCTACTTGATTCTCAATGGGGAACTGCCAACCAAACCGCAACTTGATGCATGGGTTCATGAAATTACCCATCGCACAATGGTGCATGAAAACATTAAGAAGTTGATGGATGGCTTTCACTTTGATGCGCACCCCATGGGGATGTTGATTAGCACCTTGAGTGCAATGTCAACCTTCTATCCTCAAGCCAAAAACATCAAAGATCCAGCGATGCGCCGTTTGCAGATTGCTCGTTTGATCGCCAAAGTGCCAACGATCTCAGCCTACGCCTATCGCAAACGCATGGGCTTGCCCTATGTTTACCCCGATAATTCGTTGAGCTATACTGGCAACTTCTTGAAGATGATGTTCCAAAGAGCTGATCCATACATTCCAGACCCAATTATGGAAAAGGCCTTGGATGTTTTGTTCGTTTTGCATGCCGACCACGAGCAAAATTGTGGCACGAATGCCATGCGCTCAGTTGGTAGCTCAAACGTCGATCCTTATTCAGCAATGGCTGGGGCAGCCGCAGCCTTGTATGGCCCGCTGCATGGTGGTGCAAACGAGCAAGTGCTGCGCATGTTGCAAGAAATCGGTTCCGCCAGCAATGTTGCCGATTACATCCGCCGCGTCAAGAATCGTGAAGTCTTGTTGATGGGCTTCGGCCACCGTGTCTACAAGAACTATGATCCTCGCGCTGCGATCGTCAAGCAGCTGGCCTACGATGTATTTGAAGTCGTTGGGCGCAACCCAATGATCGACATTGCCTTGGAACTTGAAAAGATTGCGCTCGAAGACGATTATTTTGTCTCACGCAAGCTCTACCCCAATGTCGATTTCTACACGGGCATTATTTACCAAGCAATGAAATTCCCTGTTGATATGTTTCCAGTGTTGTTTGCCATTCCTCGCACGGTCGGTTGGTTGGCCCAGTGGGATGAAATGCACAACGACAAGGAAACTTCAATTGCTCGCCCACGCCAGATCTACACTGGTTACGATGCTCGCGATTTCGTCCCAGTCGAAAAACGCGGCTAA
- the mce gene encoding methylmalonyl-CoA epimerase: MEQLLTRVDHLGLAVHDLEQAIASYRQQLALDAWEIIEMPERHMRVAVGQVGATLLELIAPTSPDAAFAKFLAERGEGIHHVAYTVENIDHVLEYLQAQGVRLIDQQARPGIHGTRIAFIHPKALHGVLTELVEHPKAAV; encoded by the coding sequence ATGGAGCAATTGCTGACGCGAGTTGATCATCTGGGCTTGGCTGTGCACGATCTTGAGCAAGCGATTGCCAGTTATCGCCAGCAACTCGCCCTTGACGCTTGGGAAATTATCGAGATGCCGGAACGGCATATGCGGGTGGCGGTGGGCCAGGTTGGCGCTACATTACTTGAATTGATCGCCCCAACCAGCCCTGATGCCGCCTTTGCCAAATTTTTGGCTGAGCGCGGCGAGGGTATTCATCATGTGGCCTACACTGTCGAAAATATTGATCATGTTTTAGAATATTTGCAAGCCCAAGGTGTGCGCTTGATCGATCAACAAGCGCGGCCTGGAATTCATGGAACTCGGATTGCCTTTATTCACCCCAAAGCCTTGCATGGAGTGTTAACTGAATTGGTCGAACATCCCAAGGCAGCAGTCTAA
- a CDS encoding TetR/AcrR family transcriptional regulator, producing MTKKDPQATKAKLLHALIAVIMRDGAANVTLEAIAKEASVSKGGLLHHFPTKESLFQGLLDLAKQAWETCLAGELAKQSPEVVGYWCRAYVHASFSQPPEDIQMLHAVRRVVAIYPELFDYWRETYVQTTPAPADDGLTLGRSLTIQLACDSLWFSELIGLPIISAAAQQALYDELLRLTYEP from the coding sequence ATGACCAAGAAAGATCCCCAAGCCACCAAAGCCAAGCTTTTGCATGCCTTAATTGCCGTCATTATGCGTGATGGTGCGGCCAACGTAACCCTCGAAGCGATTGCCAAAGAAGCCAGCGTGAGCAAAGGCGGCTTGCTGCATCACTTTCCAACCAAGGAGAGCTTATTTCAGGGCTTGCTGGATCTCGCCAAACAGGCGTGGGAAACATGTTTAGCCGGAGAATTGGCTAAACAATCGCCTGAGGTAGTAGGTTATTGGTGTCGAGCCTACGTGCATGCTAGCTTCAGCCAGCCGCCGGAAGATATTCAAATGCTGCATGCGGTGCGGCGAGTGGTCGCCATCTATCCTGAGTTATTTGATTATTGGCGCGAAACCTACGTGCAAACTACTCCAGCACCTGCTGACGATGGCTTAACGCTTGGACGTTCGCTCACCATTCAACTGGCCTGCGATAGCCTATGGTTCAGCGAATTAATCGGCTTGCCAATTATTTCAGCGGCGGCCCAACAGGCGCTTTACGATGAATTATTGAGGTTAACCTATGAGCCTTGA
- a CDS encoding MFS transporter, producing MSLDTLTSTTTNPIENWSQIVWKPRFFAIWLGQASSLVGSALTQFVLIWWITQTVGTAHALSIAGMMALLPQAVFGPIGGIIADRWNRRLIMISSDLISAISMIILIVLFTTEQIQLWHIYTLMFLRSTMQAFQSPAATASTSQLVPPDWLTRAAGMNQIILGLMSVAAAPLGALAMSLFSLEGALMIDVVTALLAITPLLFYKVPQTRQAAEDQASMWHDFRSGFSMILRHRGLTLMYGLTLLMVAVLIPTFVLTPLLIQQEFGGGVERVALMEGMGGLGMLIGGLLISIMQFSMRRIVLVLVMFALSSAMVGLAGLVPGSLFWVAVVLWFISGVTYTVGNAPIIAIVQTIVPNQMQGRALSLYSTMIGLAGPLTLPLTGPLSELIGIRMIFIGGGFIAALVCCLAFLSSSILRIEQTPITTDN from the coding sequence ATGAGCCTTGATACGCTCACATCCACAACGACCAACCCAATCGAGAACTGGAGCCAGATTGTTTGGAAGCCACGCTTTTTTGCCATTTGGCTGGGCCAAGCTAGCTCGTTGGTTGGGAGTGCTCTGACCCAATTTGTATTAATTTGGTGGATCACCCAAACTGTCGGTACGGCCCACGCCTTATCAATCGCTGGAATGATGGCCTTGTTGCCGCAAGCAGTATTTGGGCCAATCGGCGGCATTATCGCCGACCGCTGGAATCGCCGCCTCATTATGATTAGCAGTGACCTAATTTCAGCGATTAGCATGATTATTTTGATTGTGCTTTTTACGACTGAGCAGATTCAGCTTTGGCATATTTACACGCTGATGTTTTTGCGCAGCACGATGCAGGCCTTTCAAAGCCCTGCCGCAACCGCCAGCACCAGCCAACTTGTGCCGCCCGATTGGCTAACTCGGGCGGCTGGCATGAACCAGATTATTTTGGGCTTGATGAGTGTGGCGGCGGCTCCACTTGGTGCATTGGCGATGAGTTTATTCTCATTAGAAGGCGCGTTGATGATCGATGTGGTCACCGCGCTGCTGGCAATTACGCCATTACTGTTCTATAAAGTTCCCCAAACTCGCCAAGCTGCTGAGGATCAAGCCAGCATGTGGCACGATTTTCGCAGCGGCTTCAGCATGATTCTGCGCCATCGCGGCTTAACCTTAATGTATGGATTAACCCTGTTGATGGTGGCGGTGTTGATTCCAACCTTCGTTTTGACTCCCTTGCTGATTCAGCAAGAATTTGGTGGTGGAGTTGAGCGGGTTGCTTTGATGGAGGGTATGGGTGGTTTGGGCATGTTAATCGGTGGTCTGCTGATCAGCATCATGCAGTTTTCCATGCGCCGAATTGTCTTGGTGTTGGTGATGTTTGCGCTCTCGTCAGCGATGGTTGGCTTAGCCGGGCTTGTGCCTGGCTCACTGTTTTGGGTAGCAGTCGTTTTATGGTTTATCAGCGGTGTAACCTATACCGTCGGCAATGCACCAATTATTGCGATTGTTCAAACGATTGTGCCCAACCAGATGCAAGGCCGTGCCCTCTCGCTTTATTCAACAATGATCGGCTTGGCCGGGCCGTTGACCTTGCCCTTAACGGGGCCGCTCAGTGAGCTGATTGGCATTCGCATGATTTTTATTGGCGGTGGATTTATTGCAGCCTTGGTTTGCTGTTTAGCTTTTCTATCGTCCAGCATTTTGCGCATTGAGCAAACGCCAATTACCACCGATAATTAA
- a CDS encoding lysophospholipid acyltransferase family protein has protein sequence MKRFRGFRPSRLSLQPGRPLRWLAQLLLKVFGWQVEGIVPTEPKWIAIGAYHTSNWDFAVMLLATLSQQLRIYWIGKHSLFRFPFKTLMRWLGGIPIRRDKTYNAVQQVVDEIERHETLVLVVAPEGTRKATDHWKTGFYYIALNAKIPIGMSYINYERKVLGFGPMLYPTGDIDADFAVLREFYERMSVGRFPEKQGTVQIKAPKAE, from the coding sequence ATGAAGCGATTTCGTGGCTTTCGTCCATCTCGACTTTCGTTACAACCAGGTCGTCCGTTGCGTTGGCTGGCTCAGCTGTTGCTCAAAGTATTTGGCTGGCAGGTTGAAGGCATTGTGCCAACCGAACCAAAATGGATCGCGATTGGAGCCTATCACACCTCCAATTGGGATTTTGCGGTCATGTTGTTGGCAACATTATCCCAGCAACTGCGAATCTATTGGATTGGTAAGCATTCGCTGTTTCGCTTTCCCTTCAAAACCTTGATGCGCTGGCTGGGTGGGATTCCGATTCGCCGCGATAAAACCTACAACGCAGTCCAACAGGTTGTCGATGAGATCGAGCGACACGAAACGTTGGTGTTGGTGGTTGCGCCTGAGGGCACGCGCAAAGCAACCGATCATTGGAAAACAGGCTTTTACTATATCGCGCTGAATGCCAAAATTCCAATTGGCATGAGCTATATCAACTACGAGCGTAAAGTGCTTGGCTTTGGCCCGATGCTCTACCCAACTGGCGATATCGATGCTGATTTTGCAGTATTACGTGAATTTTACGAGCGCATGTCGGTTGGGCGCTTCCCCGAAAAGCAGGGCACTGTGCAAATTAAAGCCCCTAAAGCTGAGTAA
- the hisS gene encoding histidine--tRNA ligase has translation MPITPRAYKGMRDHLPEAMRLRRFITDTLIGILERYGFEPLSTPIVEYSETLEGKIGDEEKLLYRLKYGDDALTLRYDQTVPLARVVAQNEGKLTMPFKRYALGQSYRGERQARGRYREFWQLDADIVGVDSPIADAEIVAVVVEGLRALGFTGAKVLLNHREILSGLARVAGVPENEAGGVYRAIDKLDKIGNDGVRNELLKSGVSAEAAEQVLHFVGISGSIEAVLAEMESVLANDPPALAAVAALRTICDVLTSFGVPADSFTIAPSLARGLSYYTGCVFEAVLDSPPMGSLLGGGRYDNLVGMFSKRSLPTVGCAFGLERLFDLMLELNMGPRPERTIDAYVTLFAGDFQRESLRLAGELRAAGLSVLTAYSPVKIANQFKEADRKGANFALVLGPDDLAAGVVQLKDLRTGEQQAVVRDAIVAAIKAAQ, from the coding sequence ATGCCAATTACTCCTCGCGCCTACAAAGGCATGCGCGATCACTTGCCCGAAGCCATGCGCTTGCGGCGTTTCATCACCGATACCTTGATTGGTATTTTAGAGCGCTATGGCTTTGAGCCACTTTCCACACCGATCGTCGAATATTCTGAAACCCTCGAAGGCAAGATTGGCGATGAAGAAAAATTGCTGTATCGTTTGAAATATGGCGATGATGCTTTGACCTTGCGTTACGATCAAACTGTGCCCTTGGCGCGGGTGGTGGCCCAAAACGAAGGCAAATTAACCATGCCCTTCAAACGCTATGCACTCGGCCAATCGTATCGTGGCGAACGCCAAGCGCGGGGCCGCTACCGCGAATTTTGGCAGCTTGATGCCGATATTGTCGGGGTGGATAGCCCAATTGCCGATGCCGAAATTGTGGCGGTGGTGGTCGAAGGCTTGCGAGCTTTAGGCTTTACTGGCGCAAAAGTCTTGCTCAATCATCGCGAAATTTTGAGTGGTTTGGCGCGGGTGGCGGGTGTGCCCGAAAACGAGGCCGGTGGGGTTTATCGGGCGATCGATAAGCTCGATAAAATTGGCAACGATGGCGTGCGCAACGAATTGCTCAAAAGTGGCGTGAGTGCCGAAGCTGCCGAGCAGGTATTGCACTTCGTCGGAATTAGCGGCTCAATCGAAGCGGTGTTGGCCGAAATGGAAAGCGTGCTAGCAAATGATCCGCCAGCCTTGGCAGCGGTTGCAGCCTTGCGCACGATCTGTGATGTATTGACCAGTTTTGGTGTGCCAGCCGATAGTTTTACCATTGCGCCTAGCTTGGCTCGCGGCTTATCCTACTATACGGGCTGTGTGTTTGAGGCCGTGCTCGATTCGCCGCCGATGGGTTCGTTGTTGGGTGGTGGCCGCTACGATAACTTGGTGGGCATGTTCAGCAAACGCTCGTTGCCGACGGTTGGCTGTGCCTTTGGGCTTGAGCGCTTGTTTGATTTGATGCTTGAGCTTAATATGGGGCCACGCCCAGAACGTACAATCGATGCCTATGTAACCTTGTTTGCTGGTGATTTTCAGCGCGAAAGCCTGCGTTTGGCTGGCGAATTGCGGGCAGCTGGCCTGAGTGTGTTGACCGCGTATAGCCCAGTCAAAATTGCCAACCAATTCAAAGAAGCTGATCGCAAGGGTGCGAATTTTGCCTTGGTGCTTGGCCCCGATGATTTGGCCGCAGGCGTGGTGCAGCTGAAAGATTTACGCACTGGTGAGCAACAAGCTGTGGTGCGTGATGCTATCGTGGCGGCGATCAAAGCGGCCCAATAA
- a CDS encoding peptide ABC transporter substrate-binding protein: MDKRLSILGILLLVLVGCDLGGNQATPVPTPTPVAQSQAGGGGNFILTLGDDPATIDPALVGDTTSGFIARLMFSGLVTLNNELEAVPDLAETIDVSADGTVYTFKLRSNARFADGTPITAEDVRWSLERATDPSLGSIVSPTYLDDIAGVLEKVTGQAKSLSGVKVVDDQTIAITLRQPSSLFLLKLTHPPAFVLDRRTVEGNSDWLEKPNGSGPFMLDLWNHRRRMELVPNPYYYGTAPKLDRITYLIGAEGSNPLGLYEQGEIDVTGIGSYDLDRINDQADPLHAELRITPQLQLSYIGLNVNQPPFDDPKVREAFYLLIDRGKLADVSYNGSVVAARGILPPGMPGAEPERLPEPRADIARAKQLISESSYGSVEKFPPIIGYSSGSGVGLLAQIAKDELGVTIEIRGQDQFGDYLAALERDNYHLYDLSWIADYPDPQNFLEVLFGSKGQYNRTNYNNANFDQLIEQAKAEADAEKRGALYRQAEEQLLSDFVVIPLVHTVDYSLVKSYVDGYIITALGELDLTGVSLKR; this comes from the coding sequence ATGGATAAACGTTTATCGATTTTAGGTATCTTGCTACTGGTTTTAGTTGGCTGCGATCTGGGAGGAAATCAAGCGACTCCAGTGCCTACACCAACTCCAGTGGCCCAAAGCCAAGCTGGTGGCGGCGGTAATTTTATTTTGACGCTGGGCGATGATCCAGCGACGATCGACCCTGCCTTGGTTGGCGATACGACCAGCGGTTTTATTGCCCGCTTGATGTTTAGCGGTTTGGTGACACTCAACAACGAGCTTGAAGCTGTGCCCGATTTGGCTGAAACGATCGATGTTTCGGCTGATGGCACGGTTTACACCTTCAAACTGCGCTCGAATGCACGCTTTGCCGATGGTACGCCGATTACTGCTGAAGATGTGCGCTGGAGCCTCGAACGGGCCACCGACCCGAGCCTTGGCTCAATTGTTTCGCCAACCTACCTCGATGATATTGCTGGGGTGCTGGAAAAAGTCACTGGTCAAGCCAAATCGCTCAGTGGGGTCAAGGTGGTTGATGATCAAACAATCGCGATTACCTTGCGTCAGCCAAGCTCGCTCTTCTTGCTCAAATTGACTCACCCACCAGCCTTCGTGCTTGATCGGCGCACAGTCGAGGGTAATAGCGATTGGCTCGAAAAACCCAATGGCTCAGGCCCGTTTATGCTTGATTTGTGGAACCATCGCCGCCGCATGGAGCTTGTGCCCAACCCATATTACTATGGCACTGCCCCCAAATTGGATCGGATCACCTATCTGATTGGAGCTGAAGGTAGTAATCCACTGGGTTTGTATGAGCAGGGCGAAATCGACGTGACGGGAATTGGTAGCTATGATCTTGATCGAATTAATGATCAAGCTGATCCGTTGCACGCTGAGCTGCGCATCACGCCACAATTGCAATTGAGCTATATTGGCTTGAATGTTAATCAACCACCATTCGATGATCCCAAAGTGCGCGAAGCTTTTTATTTGTTGATCGATCGGGGTAAATTGGCCGATGTTTCCTACAATGGCTCGGTGGTCGCGGCACGGGGAATTTTGCCACCTGGCATGCCTGGAGCCGAGCCAGAACGTTTGCCTGAGCCACGCGCCGATATTGCCCGCGCCAAACAACTGATCAGCGAATCGAGCTATGGCAGCGTTGAGAAATTTCCGCCGATTATTGGCTATAGCAGTGGTAGCGGCGTAGGCTTGCTGGCCCAAATTGCCAAAGATGAGCTTGGGGTAACGATTGAGATTCGCGGCCAAGATCAATTTGGCGATTATTTGGCAGCCCTCGAACGCGATAATTATCATTTGTATGATCTTAGTTGGATCGCCGATTATCCTGATCCCCAAAACTTTTTAGAGGTATTGTTTGGCAGCAAGGGTCAATATAATCGCACCAACTATAACAATGCGAATTTTGACCAACTGATTGAGCAAGCCAAAGCCGAGGCTGATGCTGAAAAACGCGGCGCACTCTATCGCCAAGCTGAGGAGCAATTACTCAGTGATTTTGTGGTTATTCCTTTGGTGCACACAGTCGATTATTCCTTGGTAAAATCGTATGTTGATGGCTACATTATTACGGCTTTGGGTGAGCTAGATTTAACTGGAGTTTCGCTCAAACGCTAG
- a CDS encoding 4a-hydroxytetrahydrobiopterin dehydratase, which produces MPVLAKAALQQALEQRSGWTVVDGQISKTYVLATFPFAIEFVRRIADAAEEVNHHPDIDIRYNKVTIALSTHDEKGITEKDFGLADTIDQIFAAAQ; this is translated from the coding sequence ATGCCAGTTTTGGCCAAGGCAGCATTGCAGCAAGCATTAGAGCAACGCTCAGGTTGGACGGTCGTTGATGGGCAAATTAGCAAAACCTATGTTTTAGCAACTTTTCCATTTGCGATTGAGTTTGTGCGGCGGATTGCCGATGCTGCTGAGGAAGTCAATCATCACCCCGATATTGATATTCGCTACAATAAAGTGACGATTGCCCTATCCACCCACGATGAAAAAGGCATTACCGAGAAAGATTTTGGCTTAGCCGATACGATTGATCAGATTTTTGCCGCTGCCCAATAA
- a CDS encoding glycosyltransferase, translated as MRRVAMLSVHSSPLAALGGKEAGGMNVYVRELSRELGRQGVAVDIYTRSQDPHTPLITNLAPNVRVFAVRVGPAAPYDKNWVLDYLPEFVHRIRCVADGEDIHYDVIHSHYWLSGVAALELRQAWGTPVIHMFHTLGAMKNTIARGDEAETEQRIAIERMLLHEVDRVVAATPLDRAQMLEHYDAECERIVVVPCGVDVEHFHPIAHQIARSELGVPPHPHRMLLFVGRIEPLKGIDTLLRSMALLAEQQPSLRGDICLAIIGGDRRETPDQWSSEMRRLRRLQGELGIGHLVTFQGSQDQRKLPLFYSAADMVVVPSHYESFGMVALEAMACGTPVIASNVGGLRYTVRDGETGLLVPREDPEALAEKISLLLNDEPLRLQLGRNGVQAAQRYSWAAVAHDIRELYDHVVCGEPYADVVGAM; from the coding sequence GTGCGCCGCGTTGCAATGTTGAGTGTCCATTCTAGCCCTCTGGCTGCTTTGGGTGGTAAAGAAGCTGGTGGCATGAATGTTTATGTTCGTGAATTAAGCCGTGAGTTGGGTCGTCAAGGAGTGGCGGTCGATATCTATACCCGTTCGCAAGATCCGCATACGCCCTTAATTACCAATCTTGCGCCAAATGTGCGGGTGTTTGCGGTGCGGGTTGGCCCGGCTGCGCCCTACGACAAAAATTGGGTTTTAGATTATTTACCAGAGTTTGTACATCGGATTCGCTGTGTTGCTGATGGCGAAGATATTCATTACGATGTAATTCATAGCCATTATTGGCTCTCTGGTGTTGCCGCGCTGGAGTTGCGCCAAGCGTGGGGTACACCAGTTATTCATATGTTTCACACCTTGGGGGCGATGAAAAACACAATTGCCCGTGGCGATGAAGCTGAAACTGAGCAACGAATCGCGATTGAACGCATGTTGTTGCACGAAGTTGATCGGGTGGTTGCGGCTACCCCGCTTGATCGCGCTCAGATGCTCGAACATTATGACGCTGAGTGTGAACGGATTGTAGTTGTGCCATGTGGCGTTGATGTTGAGCATTTTCACCCCATTGCCCATCAAATTGCCCGCAGCGAATTAGGCGTGCCGCCGCATCCTCATCGTATGTTGCTGTTTGTTGGGCGGATCGAGCCACTCAAAGGAATTGATACGCTGCTGCGTTCGATGGCCTTGTTGGCCGAGCAACAGCCTTCGTTACGTGGCGATATTTGTTTGGCGATTATTGGCGGCGATCGGCGCGAAACGCCAGATCAATGGAGCAGCGAAATGCGCCGTTTGCGGCGTTTGCAGGGCGAATTGGGCATTGGTCATTTGGTCACATTCCAAGGCTCGCAAGATCAACGCAAATTGCCTTTGTTTTATAGCGCTGCCGACATGGTAGTTGTGCCATCGCACTACGAATCGTTTGGTATGGTGGCGCTCGAAGCCATGGCCTGTGGTACGCCTGTGATCGCTTCCAACGTTGGTGGTTTGCGCTACACCGTGCGCGATGGCGAAACCGGCCTGCTGGTGCCGCGCGAAGATCCCGAAGCTTTAGCCGAAAAAATCAGCTTGCTCTTGAATGATGAGCCTTTGCGTTTACAATTAGGCCGCAACGGCGTGCAAGCAGCCCAACGTTATAGCTGGGCCGCAGTTGCCCACGATATTCGTGAGTTGTATGATCATGTTGTGTGTGGCGAACCATACGCCGATGTGGTTGGAGCCATGTAG
- a CDS encoding M15 family metallopeptidase: MKLLLVALCSLGLLVGCGAVSQAAIADRQVHLQPALIAPSATLTPKPTRTPVPTPTLTPRPTNTPTPTAVPLLPTLDPEAELLDLRLAGVRGSRSGQLLRREAVADLKSLIDAARRDGFVLEIRSAYRSYAEQASTFEGWVQYELSSAAQAGKPISRKQAIAYAATYSAKPGTSEHQTGLTVDLLPQGAPEIGFRIPDPLKDWLNANAYKYGWVQSYPIKYRDGELITYELMGYTSEPWHWRWQGRDSAKALYDQGYLDTDSLLVPPELPRICDAEHDPCTILDVASTELVAIPTSTPIAVAE; the protein is encoded by the coding sequence GTGAAGTTATTACTGGTCGCACTATGCAGTTTGGGCTTGTTGGTTGGCTGTGGAGCAGTTTCACAGGCGGCGATTGCTGATCGCCAAGTCCATTTACAGCCAGCGTTGATTGCGCCAAGTGCCACTCTAACACCCAAGCCAACTCGCACGCCTGTGCCAACCCCAACATTAACGCCACGCCCGACGAATACCCCAACCCCAACTGCTGTACCACTGTTGCCGACGCTTGATCCTGAGGCTGAATTGCTGGATTTACGCTTGGCTGGTGTGCGTGGCTCGCGTTCGGGCCAGCTTTTGCGGCGTGAGGCAGTGGCCGATCTTAAATCATTAATTGATGCTGCACGACGTGATGGCTTTGTGCTCGAAATTCGCTCGGCCTATCGTTCGTATGCTGAGCAAGCTAGCACCTTCGAGGGTTGGGTGCAATACGAATTGAGTAGTGCCGCCCAGGCTGGCAAGCCAATTAGCCGCAAACAGGCAATTGCCTATGCCGCTACCTACAGCGCCAAACCTGGCACTAGCGAACATCAAACTGGTTTGACTGTCGATTTATTGCCCCAAGGTGCGCCCGAAATTGGCTTTCGCATTCCTGACCCATTGAAAGATTGGCTCAATGCCAATGCCTACAAATATGGTTGGGTTCAATCGTATCCAATTAAATATCGCGATGGCGAGTTGATTACCTATGAATTAATGGGCTACACCAGTGAACCATGGCATTGGCGTTGGCAAGGCCGCGATTCAGCCAAAGCGCTATACGATCAAGGCTATTTAGATACTGATTCCTTGCTGGTTCCCCCAGAGTTGCCGCGCATTTGCGATGCTGAGCATGATCCCTGCACAATTCTCGACGTTGCCTCAACTGAACTGGTTGCCATCCCAACCAGCACTCCAATTGCCGTAGCAGAGTAG